CATGTCTTACACAGAGGACATTGGTGATCTCTGCATATTCTTGGGGAATAATGAGCCTTTTTGTGTCAAGGCAAGCTCCTTTCCTGGCTTAAACCCTAATTCAATTTATTTCGCAGGAGATGGCTTTGGTGTTTACGATATCTCTACTAGAAAACCACGTTCCTTCCGTCCCAAGTTTCCTGCATCCTTCTCCACGGCATCACTTGCCTTTCACTGGATCCCTCCAATGTCTCTCTAGCTAGTAGTTACTCTGTCCTTCACTAGTTTATGCCAAGATTATTATGTCTCTAATTTGTGTTGAACTATGTTTGGTTTTCAACTGTACTAGTTactatctttattttttctttaaataaaaattatgaaatctAAAATATGGATGTGGTTGAAATAGTTAATGTGGGGTattcaaaatgataataattgATAGGCGTGgggagaaagaaaaagaaaaaaatgtaaagaatCTTTTGTACAAATTTGATCataagatttttcttttttttttctttgtgacaAGATTATATAATAAGGGAAGGAAGAAAAAGAGGAAAATGGAGAAAAGAAAAGGGACATAATTGAAAACCCTTTTACTTGTGGCCAACCAAACAAGTACGTTGTGTCGTCTTAGATCCAGACTCAAGAAGAGACTAACTCAGAAACCCTTTTGAGAGCAGGTGCAAGCTAATGTCGTCGTCTCTGCTTCTCAGCCTCTCTTCCAAGCCCTCTCTCCGCAAACTTGCCCTGGTAAGTTTGCTTCTCGCCAATCTCTTTCTCTAGTTTTTGTACTTCTTCTTCTGATGTCTACTCTGCACGCTTCCACAGAGATGCCAAACCCTTCGAACgttctcctcctccaccaccaccaacccTTACTTGTTGTATCGTGTCACCTGTTGTGGTAAAGAAGGTGATGAAGAATCCCCAGGAGTAATGACACAGCTCCACATGTTTGACCCGGCCAAAGAAGAACATATCATCGTCGGTGATATGCCATTTCCCAAAGAGTTGGTTGGGTCTTCGCTGGTGGGAAGTTCCAATGGATGGGGATTTTTTCTATGGGGCAAACGTTCCATACTAATCAGTGACTTCTGCAACCCCTTGAGCTTTAAATCCAAACCCAAGTTCATCCCTCTGCTTCCTAGGCCTGATATAATTAGTTGTCAAGCTGACTTGGTAAGTGGCGTGGCAATGTCCTCTTCTCctcaagaggaagaagactacCTTGTGGCTGTCAAGTTTACGGGACGTCCGGTGAGTATATATAAGCCGAGTGACACTAAGGCGGTCCATCTCATTTTGCCTCATAATGTATTCGATCATTTTGAACCATCCAAGTTGATGTATTCCAAGAGAGATCAAAGGTTCTACATGCCAAGTTCTGGTGGCCACCACTTGTGGTCTTGGGATGGTCTTGAATCCACGAAGCCTGAGTTTCATGAGTTGCGCTTTCACAACCTTCCTCAGTTTTCTCATTCCGAGTTGCAGCTTTTGGATTCTTGTCATAAGACACAACTCTTTGTGGAGTCTCCCTCAGGACAACGGTTCCTAGTCAAATGGTAACGAGGTTCTCTTTGTCTATTTGCTATTTGCTATTATTACAAgcttattttcataatatatgatatttgcttagaatttaattataaataaaaatattataattcgctatatagtttttgataaagttaaaagATATGTAAAATGTCTTATATTTGAAATAACAAAAGTCTCGTAAAGTATCCATTTTGACTTGGTTTGGCAGGTATATCCAGAGTATCAAGGCATTAAGATTCGACTGTGGTGGCACAAAGCGGTTCATGGTGTTTAGAGAAGAGGAAGATATGAACATGTGTTACACAGAAGACATTGGTGATCTCTGCATGTTCCTCGGCGATAACGAGCCTTTTTGTGTCAATGCCAGCTTATTCCCGGGCTTAAACCCTAACTCCATCTATTTCGTCGGTGAAGGCTATGGTGAAGGTTATGGTGTTTACAATATCGCCACTAGAACCCCACGTTCCTTCAAACCCAAGCCTGCTACCTCTGATTCACCTAGCGGCCAAGGTTTTATGCTTCCTCTCTGGGCTCCTCACTGGCTTCCTCCGTTTCCTCTCTAAGTtgttatgttttagaaaaactaaaaagaaaatttgcagTAGACGTGTCTTCTTAATTACCATCTTGGTACTGTTAGCTCCCAACTTGTGTACTATCTGATCAGTAGTAAAATCCCTGGATCATCATCCATTGCGTTTTTCAATGGCTCTATATTATTTCTACTcctggatttaaaaaaaaaaaaaaaataatatatatatatatatatatatatagctagaAAGAGCTGTCCAAAGAGAGAAGACACATACTAGGAAGAGATGATCTCGAGAACAAGAACCACCTTTAAAAAGATGGTCCACCATAATGACAAGGATTAATCATTGGCTGAAGATATGGTCAATCAGCTTCTTTTTCTACATGATATATACGTATAGATAGGTCGAATATTCGAGTCTAAAGGAACAAACAA
This genomic stretch from Raphanus sativus cultivar WK10039 chromosome 3, ASM80110v3, whole genome shotgun sequence harbors:
- the LOC130509276 gene encoding uncharacterized protein LOC130509276 produces the protein MSSSLLLSLSSKPSLRKLALRCQTLRTFSSSTTTNPYLLYRVTCCGKEGDEESPGVMTQLHMFDPAKEEHIIVGDMPFPKELVGSSLVGSSNGWGFFLWGKRSILISDFCNPLSFKSKPKFIPLLPRPDIISCQADLVSGVAMSSSPQEEEDYLVAVKFTGRPVSIYKPSDTKAVHLILPHNVFDHFEPSKLMYSKRDQRFYMPSSGGHHLWSWDGLESTKPEFHELRFHNLPQFSHSELQLLDSCHKTQLFVESPSGQRFLVKWYIQSIKALRFDCGGTKRFMVFREEEDMNMCYTEDIGDLCMFLGDNEPFCVNASLFPGLNPNSIYFVGEGYGEGYGVYNIATRTPRSFKPKPATSDSPSGQGFMLPLWAPHWLPPFPL